From uncultured Draconibacterium sp.:
TTTTAAACTTGTTCGTAAAAAGTTAAGTGCAAGTTTCATTCTTTTTTCTACAGCTTTAACGCTAACTCCAACCATTTCGGCAATTTCGTTGTATGTTAACTGATCAATGCGGCTCATCAAAAATACTGTTCGTTGCTTTTCAGGCATTTTTCCAAGGGCGCGACTGTAATTTTCGTTCAACTGCGAAAATTCCATGTCTTCTTCCGGTGTGCGCGATTTACAGTCGAGTTTGTAATGCTTAAGAAATTCAAAAGAACGTTTCTCTTTTCGGTAGTGTGATGCGAACAGGTTATTGGCAATCTTGTATAGCAGGCCTTTCACTCTGGCATCATCTATTTGCTGTTGTTTCTCCCAAATCTTCAAAAAGGTTTCCTGCGCAATATCGGTAGCCAGCTCGGTATCTCCCGAACGATAGAACATATAGCTTCGAACCTGTTCAAAATGTTCATCAAAAAGCTTTTTAAATTCTTCTTTTGTCAAAATGCAGAAACAATAATTAGAGCCTTAAAGTTACACCTATTTGCGGTAATGGAAAATACCGGGAAGACTTAACAGCATCCCGGTTTTCTCCTCCCTCTACACATTATCCATTTCCGTTCTGGTTACCATTCTGATTCTGGTTACCGTTTTGGTTGCTGTTCTGATTTTTATTTCTTTCCTGATTTTGTTTTGCCTTTCCGTTATAGTTTCTTTCCGACAGATCGATAACTTCTTCTCCGGCATCAGTTGTCAGCAGTGCATATTGGTCGCATTCGTCATCTCCTTCAGCATAGCCGTAATCAAGCACTGAAACCAAATCGCCGCCAATTTTAACTTCCACTACACCTTCAACCATATACCTGCACATAGCCATACGTTTAAGAGGTGTGGTAATTGTTTTGCTATAGGTCTCTTCTGTTCCGTCGAGCCATACAATTGTTCCTGTAACTTCTCCGGTAATGATAACAACATCGTCACTTTGAATTTCGGGAGTATCAAGTCCTGCCAACCATTGCCAAACACGCTCAGCAGTTCTTGTAACCGTTGTTCCGTCAGGGTAAACAAAGGTCATAGCAGATTCAAATTTACGGAATGTGCTGTCCACTTTATCAACTACAACTTCTGATGTGCCGTTGATAAGCAATGAGTCGACACTAAAATCATTGTAACTTACCAAACGTGAATAATCCTGGCTGCTGCGGTGTGCCGAAATTTCAATAACAATCTCACCACTTAGCACTTTTCCGTTGTTTAACACTGTACTATCGCCGTAATTTAGCGTAATTGTTTTTGGATAACCATCGTTCTCACCCTCTTCAATTTCCACATCAGGACAATGGTTTTCGAAGTAGCGCAACTTATTGTTCCAACCAAAAAACTGCCCCATTTTCCACCAACGTGTTAATAGTCCTTCTACATTGGCAAAAAATTCCACTTCGTAGTCACACTCGGTAGTAGCAGCTTCAGCCTGTACTTCGGCAACGGCAATTTCTGCCGATTTTAAAGAGAGTTCTTCACTCATCTCGGGTATATTAACACTTTCGTCGCTGTTTGTATTACACGAGAACATGAACATTGCTAAGGCAATAAATGAAATTCCAATAATTTTCTTCATGACACTATCTTTTAAATGATTAATTCTACTTGTAATCCGCATGAAAAAGCTCTTACCCTACTTTTTCATACCTTTTTTTCAGAATTATTTTTGATTATGAACTCAAACTTCTGACAAACAATATTTTGAGACAACTGTTTTTTTATTGGCTTTACAAAATTCCTTTGTTGATAGCATTGAAAATGTTTACTTTTGGCAGCTCAAATCAGTTTAGAATATGAAGGCAGGTGTAGTTGTAGTTTTAAGTTTTATTCTTGTATTTTTTGCCAGTTATAGCCAGGCACAAAACAACAAACGATTAGATAGTGAAAATCCCAAAGTTGTTATCGGGATCGTTATTGAGAATATGCGCCCGGATTATATCCAGCGATTTTGGGATAAGTTTCAGCCCAATGGCTTTAAAAAGATTTACACCCAGGGAGCCGTTTGTCAGAATGTGAAACTTACATTGCACGAACAAAACTACGCCAGCGGTACCGCCACATTATTTACCGGAGTACATCCGTCTATTCACGGAATAGTTTCGAATAAATGGTACGACCGCCTAAAGAAAAAAGAAATTGACAGCACCGAGGACGACTACTATTTTACGGTGGGTGCCGATACCGAAGCCGGTGATGCATCGCCTAAAAACCTGCTTTCGACAACTGTTACTGACAACTTAAAAATATTAAGCGGAGGAAAAGCTAAAGTTTATAGTGCTGCCTTAAATCGCGAGTCAGCCATTTTTGCCGCCGGCCACGCTGCCGATGGAGCTTATTGGTTCGATACCGAATCGGGAAGAATGATATCCAGCTCGTTTTACGTAAGCACTTTCCCCGACTGGGTACGTTTGTTCAACAGCGAAAATTACGCCGATGTATACAGTCACCGCACCTGGACAACACTTTTACCCGAAATGAGTTATACCGAATCGCTCCGCGATGATTACCTGCTTGAGCGCGGATACTTTGGAGAGTTCAACACCTTTCCGCACTCCATTAATAAATACATAAAACGCACTGAAGATTTCAGACCATTTAAAACCACGCCGTCTGCAAATATGATGATAAAGGATTTTACCCTTCGAATGCTGGAGAATGAGGCTATTGGAACAGACAATGTAACCGACTTTGTAACCGCTGTTTTTTCGAGCATGGATTATGAGAATGGTTCTTTTGGACCAGCGTCGCTTGAAATGATGGACACTTACCTTTACCTCGATCAGTACATTGGCGAATTGGTTGATGCTGCCGAAAAAAAGTTTGGGAAAGATAACGTGCTGTTTTTCCTTACTGCCAACACATCTGCTTCGTACCCGGTAGAATACCTTAAAGAAGAATTTCACCTTACTGTTGACTATTTTAACGTTGAAAGTGCCGTTGCGCTGTTGACTTCTTACCTGAACATCACTTATGGCGAACAAAAATGGATTGAGCATTATTCAGATCTGCAGCTCTATCTCGATCATGATCTTATTAGTAAAAGTGATAACGTAACACTAAATCAACTGCGCGAGGTAAGTTCAAATTTTATCAACCAATTTACAGGTGTACAGGTTTCGATGCCGGCCTACCAGTTGGAACAGGGAAGCTCGGCAAACGGCTTATTTGAACCGCTTTATAATACCTATCACAAAAACCGTTCGGGAGATTTTATTTATACGCTTAAAGAAGGCTGGCAGCCCGGATACAAATTTAAACGTGTAAACTACACCGATCAATCAAGGATACCGATTGTAATCTGGGGAAAAGGCATTAAAGCACAAACCATAAGCACAACATACAATGCTGTTGATTTGGTTCCAACATTGTCCGAATTAATATCCGTGCCAATACCTGTTAAATGCCAGGGAAAAATGATAAAAGAGATTCTGGAAGACTAATCAAAAAAGGAAACAGAACTGTTTCGATTAGAAAAAATTAAATCCCTTTTTACTACTCTTCTTTTCTACCTTAAGATCAGCATGTACCTGATCATCCTTTTTTTGTCGGTTTTTGCCATTAATTACTGGTTGAAGACTAACAACCAGCGTAGTATCTGAAATTGCTTTTACATGGTGTTGAACCGATTTGAATCCACCGTTGGTAATGGATAAATCTGCTTCGCCTTGCTGTAAAATTAGTTTATAAAATCCATTCTGATTGGTGATTGTTCCAATATTCGAATTCTTTTCAAAAACACTAACATTCTCAAGGGCTTTTCCGCTTGATCCATCATTAACATAGCCCGATATGGCAATTACCTGGGCCCAACTCATACCGGGAATAATAAATAATAGTAACGCGAAATGGGTGATTAAAACTGTTTTCATTTTCTTTAAATTGTTTCTAATTGTTATGGCTATATAAAAATAGACAATTTTTAGTAGAAAAAGGTTGCTTTGCTTTTTAAATTTTGTCAAACAAATTGTTAAAAAATCTGCAATTTCTGGCTTAATAACAATTCTTATTTAGACTACACAGGTTTTCATCAATCGAAAAATGCTTTTGCACAACATAATTGAACATGATAAAAGTTAGGCTCTCTACCTTATTTAAAACGATACTCAATTACCCATCTTCTTTCTGCTGAATAACATGATGTTATGAAGCAAAAACACTATTTTATTCTATTATTACTGCTTACATTTGTTTATAAAGAAATAAAGAAATTTATCTTTATTTAATTACTTACGCGATGACGACCTGGCCTTAATTGGCGACCTATTTAACAATAACAACTATAAACCATTTTATACTCAAAAAATTGACTCATGGATCCAATCCAATCCTTAATTAAAGACCTGGCAGAGAAACATGGCAGACGCAGAGAAAGCGTTTTACCCATTATGCAAGGGGTTATTGAACGTGAGAAATACCTATCAGAAAGTTCAATGATCGAAATTGCAAGAGAGATAGATATTCCGGCTGCAGATGTTTACGGAACAGCTACTTTCTATTCGTTTCTTGAAACCAAACCTACTGGGAAATTTATCATTAGAGTGTGTAAAACAATCACCTGTGCCATGAAAGGAAAGAACCAGGTATTATTTGCCATTCAGGACATGCTAAAAATTAAGTTAGGAGAAACCACTCCCGACAAACAATTTACACTTTTAGAAACCAACTGCCTGGGATGGTGCCACAAGGCTCCGGCGATGCTTATAAATGATGACATTTATACCGAACTTACTCCTGAAAAGGTAAGGGAAATTTTGTCGAAATACATGAAAGAAAACGTTAATCATTAAACCAGCAAATATGGCAAGTTCACATCAATTAAAACGTGTAGATTTCATTTTTCGAAATGAAAACGACTGGGAAAAGATACTTTCATCAACAATAAAAAAGAAACCTCAGGATCTTATAAACGAACTGATTAGTTCGGAACTAAAAGGACGTGGAGGAGCAGGATTTCCTACCGGACTAAAATGGAAATTAACAGCAGAATCAAACGAAAAGCAAAAATACGTAATCTGTAATGCCGATGAAGGAGAACCCGGAACTTTTAAAGACCGCGAGATCTTGACGCGCGTTCCCTATAAAGTATTAACCGCCATGGCTATTTGCGGATACATTACCGGGGCCAACAAAGGATTTATCTACCTTCGGGGAGAATACAAATTCCTTTTGCCCGAATTAAATAAAGCCATCGACGAATTTGATTATTACTGTAAAGAAACCAACCTGGATTTTAGTATCTCAATTTTTATGGGTAGCGGTGCTTACATTTGTGGCGAAGAAACAGCTTTAATGGAATCGATGGAAGGCAAACGTGGTGAACCACGTAACAAACCACCATTCCCAACACAATCCGGTTTTATGGGAAAACCAACAGTAATAAATAATGTAGAAACATTAGTTCACACCTTTACAATTTTTAAATACGGTGCAAAAAAATTCTACGATCTTGGTGTACAGTATTCACGCGGCACCAAATTATTCTCGGTATCGGGCGATACACCAAAACCAGGTATTTACGAATTAGAACTGGGAATGAGTTTGCAGGATTTTGTTTACGAATTTGGAGATGGAGATACCAAAGCTGTTCAGGTTGGAGGAGCTTCCGGATTCCTTGTTCCCCGAAAGAAATTTAAAGATGCCGCCATTGGTTTTAAAGGTAAGTTAACAGGCATCTCACTGCCAACCGGTGGATCGATGATGCTTTTTAACAGCTCCCGCTCCATGTTTAATGTACTCGACAATTATCTCGAATTTTTCCGTGAGGAATCGTGTGGCCAGTGCACACCATGCCGTGTTGGATGCCAGCAGCTTCTCCTCGGTATTAAAGCTGTTAAACGAGGGGAAAAACCCGCCTCTTATCTTGACAAACTATTACGCCTTACCGAAACCATGCAATACACGGCTAAATGTGGGCTTGGTCAATCGGTGGCTAATTCATTCTCGTCTATTGTTGAGAACTTTAGAGAAGAAATGATTTATTAATAAACCGGAAAAAGAAATAGTATGAGCAAAAAATTAAACATTACCATAAACGGTTTTCCGGTTGAGATTGCAACTGGAAAAACCATTCTAGAAGCTGCTGAAGAACAAGGGATTACTATTCCAACCCTTTGTCATCATAAGGACTTGTGTGTTGCAGGAAATTGCCGGGTTTGTGTGGTTGAAGTAACCGGGCAAAACCGCTTATCGGCAGCTTGCGCAACACCATGCGAAGAAGGCATGGAGATTCTTACCAACAGTTTAAAAGTACGTAATTCGCGCAAACAAATTATTGAACTCCTGTTGGCTGAACACAACGCCGATTGCACCAAGTGTTACCGTAACGGAAACTGTGAATTGCAAACACTGGCTTCGGAGTATAAAATTATGACCCAAGATTTTCTGGAACTCGTTCCATTAAAGCAATATTCCATTGATGCATATTCGCCTTCGATTATGAAAGACGATAGCAAGTGCATCCGTTGCCAGCGCTGTGTAAGAACATGTGCCGAACTGCAAGGTGTAAATGCGCTTACTGTGGCGCATAAAGGTGATAAAATGAAAATCACCACATTCTTTGAAAAAGCCATGCGCGACGTTGTTTGTACCAATTGCGGCCAGTGTGTTAACCACTGCCCTACCGGTGCACTTGTAGAAAAAAACTATATTGAAGAAGTTTGGGAAGCCATTGCCAATCCGAATAAACATGTTGTAGTACAAACAGCACCTGCTGTGCGTGTAGGTTTAGGCGAAGAACTGGGATTAAAACCCGGAAAACGAGTTACCGGACAAATGGTAGCAGCGTTAAAACGACTGGGATTCGA
This genomic window contains:
- a CDS encoding sigma-70 family RNA polymerase sigma factor — its product is MTKEEFKKLFDEHFEQVRSYMFYRSGDTELATDIAQETFLKIWEKQQQIDDARVKGLLYKIANNLFASHYRKEKRSFEFLKHYKLDCKSRTPEEDMEFSQLNENYSRALGKMPEKQRTVFLMSRIDQLTYNEIAEMVGVSVKAVEKRMKLALNFLRTSLKTNE
- a CDS encoding alkaline phosphatase family protein, with amino-acid sequence MKAGVVVVLSFILVFFASYSQAQNNKRLDSENPKVVIGIVIENMRPDYIQRFWDKFQPNGFKKIYTQGAVCQNVKLTLHEQNYASGTATLFTGVHPSIHGIVSNKWYDRLKKKEIDSTEDDYYFTVGADTEAGDASPKNLLSTTVTDNLKILSGGKAKVYSAALNRESAIFAAGHAADGAYWFDTESGRMISSSFYVSTFPDWVRLFNSENYADVYSHRTWTTLLPEMSYTESLRDDYLLERGYFGEFNTFPHSINKYIKRTEDFRPFKTTPSANMMIKDFTLRMLENEAIGTDNVTDFVTAVFSSMDYENGSFGPASLEMMDTYLYLDQYIGELVDAAEKKFGKDNVLFFLTANTSASYPVEYLKEEFHLTVDYFNVESAVALLTSYLNITYGEQKWIEHYSDLQLYLDHDLISKSDNVTLNQLREVSSNFINQFTGVQVSMPAYQLEQGSSANGLFEPLYNTYHKNRSGDFIYTLKEGWQPGYKFKRVNYTDQSRIPIVIWGKGIKAQTISTTYNAVDLVPTLSELISVPIPVKCQGKMIKEILED
- a CDS encoding carboxypeptidase-like regulatory domain-containing protein — its product is MKTVLITHFALLLFIIPGMSWAQVIAISGYVNDGSSGKALENVSVFEKNSNIGTITNQNGFYKLILQQGEADLSITNGGFKSVQHHVKAISDTTLVVSLQPVINGKNRQKKDDQVHADLKVEKKSSKKGFNFF
- the nuoE gene encoding NADH-quinone oxidoreductase subunit NuoE → MDPIQSLIKDLAEKHGRRRESVLPIMQGVIEREKYLSESSMIEIAREIDIPAADVYGTATFYSFLETKPTGKFIIRVCKTITCAMKGKNQVLFAIQDMLKIKLGETTPDKQFTLLETNCLGWCHKAPAMLINDDIYTELTPEKVREILSKYMKENVNH
- a CDS encoding NADH-ubiquinone oxidoreductase-F iron-sulfur binding region domain-containing protein; translation: MASSHQLKRVDFIFRNENDWEKILSSTIKKKPQDLINELISSELKGRGGAGFPTGLKWKLTAESNEKQKYVICNADEGEPGTFKDREILTRVPYKVLTAMAICGYITGANKGFIYLRGEYKFLLPELNKAIDEFDYYCKETNLDFSISIFMGSGAYICGEETALMESMEGKRGEPRNKPPFPTQSGFMGKPTVINNVETLVHTFTIFKYGAKKFYDLGVQYSRGTKLFSVSGDTPKPGIYELELGMSLQDFVYEFGDGDTKAVQVGGASGFLVPRKKFKDAAIGFKGKLTGISLPTGGSMMLFNSSRSMFNVLDNYLEFFREESCGQCTPCRVGCQQLLLGIKAVKRGEKPASYLDKLLRLTETMQYTAKCGLGQSVANSFSSIVENFREEMIY